In a genomic window of Lycium ferocissimum isolate CSIRO_LF1 chromosome 9, AGI_CSIRO_Lferr_CH_V1, whole genome shotgun sequence:
- the LOC132031858 gene encoding protein neprosin-like has translation MKPTLARPKQNSSTSETNWSSRIWSKDGGCPFGTVPIKIITKEDLVRQRNMPPPEDVIIDTELTNTINNKSDSKGRYISSPAYKLAIVRILENRNNKFGGAGMATSLYNPHVKGQQHSACRLKIQKGSDILQVGWRVDPTLYRDNKTRLFIHFQAGNKHCFNVLCPGFVLVNNEIPIDMAFDKISRRGERRTWEFRMFIDRDLVNGNWWLLLAKRYVKIGFWPQRIFTSLASFANNIEWGGVAYSPPGVPKPPMGSSFFPIAQSNYDAYCRGLSVLNDKGATINVDETTIYVDDPKLYQVLDYPHAAPGKFQHWVFYGGPGESHQL, from the exons ATGAAACCTACTTTAGCTAGGCCAAAACAGAATTCAAGTACCTCTGAAACTAATTGGTCGTCGAGGATATGGTCCAAAGATGGTGGTTGTCCTTTTGGAACGGTTCCCATTAAAATAATTACTAAAGAAGATCTTGTTAGACAAAGAAATATGCCACCGCCAGAAGATGTTATAATTGACACTGAGTTGACGAATACT ATTAACAACAAAAGTGACTCGAAAGGAAGATACATATCTTCGCCAGCATACAAg CTTGCAATAGTTCGAATTCTAGAAAATCGAAATAACAAGTTTGGGGGAGCTGGAATGGCTACTAGTTTATATAATCCTCATGTCAAAGGTCAGCAACATAGTGCATGTCGATTGAAAATTCAGAAAGGATCAGACATTTTACAAGTTGGTTGGAGA GTGGATCCAACTCTATATAGGGACAATAAGACTAGGCTTTTTATACATTTTCAA GCTGGCAATAAACATTGTTTCAACGTACTATGCCCGGGATTTGTACTAGTAAACAATGAGATACCTATTGATATGGCTTTCGATAAGATTTCACGCCGTGGAGAAAGGCGTACATGGGAGTTCAGAATGTTCATCGATCGG GATCTAGTCAATGGAAACTGGTGGCTTTTACTTGCCAAAAGATATGTGAAAATTGGTTTTTGGCCCCAAAGGATCTTCACTAGCTTGGCAAGCTTTGCTAATAACATCGAGTGGGGAGGTGTTGCGTATAGCCCACCAGGTGTGCCTAAACCTCCAATGGGCTCAAGTTTTTTTCCTATTGCACAGAGCAATTATGATGCCTATTGTAGGGGGCTTAGCGTTTTAAATGATAAAGGTGCGACAATAAACGTCGATGAAACGACAATATATGTTGACGATCCTAAGTTGTATCAAGTATTGGATTACCCACATGCAGCACCTGGAAAGTTCCAACATTGGGTATTTTATGGGGGACCGGGAGAGAGTCATCAACTCTAA